One window from the genome of Hydra vulgaris chromosome 02, alternate assembly HydraT2T_AEP encodes:
- the LOC105847756 gene encoding kappa-type opioid receptor isoform X2, which yields MVNKVNISHEDISTYVPSFSHPHIYKELGLRAATIVISFIVILLGTIGNSFVILFFLLKRSNLKPFEMFMISLGLTDFINSAVVPSHCLLELFNFNFYYIGNNGCKVLSFLSITCMTVAPLTLTAVSINRFIAVKWPLKTRLYQNRLILLIIACTWFFASGLGSVYLIDGNICLVSYNVTLKNSTHNVFKCYTCMEQNKYIVFVLTMFLMQTGIPLIVMIILYTLIVIELRKNFTLLMSTRNTLKTCLMKNKKTTKLVITVVLVFSICFFPVNIFFLWYMFSHFTPSEKIEISYDILTMLQMCNSIANPIIYSRFHTTFRKCIVKLILPCINHKKIKMKKNYKRKHCKKIDKQ from the coding sequence ATGGTTAATAAAGTCAACATTTCACACGAGGACATCTCAACATATGTTCCCAGCTTCTCACACCCACATATTTATAAGGAGTTAGGACTCCGAGCGGCAACCATTGTGATatcatttattgttattttacttGGGACAATTGGAAATAGTTtcgtaatacttttttttctattaaaacgGTCGAACTTAAAACCATTTGAAATGTTTATGATAAGCCTTGGACTAACAGACTTTATAAATTCAGCTGTTGTACCAAGCCATTGCTTACTTgagttatttaactttaatttctaCTACATTGGAAACAACGGTTGCAAAGTTTTGTCGTTTTTAAGCATAACTTGCATGACAGTTGCTCCTTTAACTTTAACTGCTGTCTCGATTAACCGATTTATTGCAGTAAAATGGCCGTTGAAAACTCGTTTATATCAAAATCGTTTAATACTATTGATAATTGCATGCACATGGTTTTTTGCATCTGGATTGGGAAGCGTTTATTTGATTGATGGAAATATATGTTTGGTTTCATATaatgttacattaaaaaacagcacacataatgtttttaaatgttatacgTGCAtggaacaaaataaatatattgtcttTGTTTTAACCATGTTTTTGATGCAAACTGGAATTCCattaatagtaatgataatattGTACACTCTGATTGTGatagaattaagaaaaaattttacattattaatgTCAACaagaaatactttaaaaacttgcttaatgaaaaataaaaaaactacaaaattagTTATAACTGTTGTCCTCGTGTTCTCAATCTGTTTTTTTCCcgtcaacatattttttttgtggtaTATGTTCAGCCACTTTACACCGtcagaaaaaattgaaatttcatatgatattttaacaatgttGCAAATGTGTAACAGCATCGCAAATCCTATAATTTACAGCAGGTTTCATACTACTTTTCGGAAATGTATAGTCAAACTAATTTTACCGTGCatcaaccataaaaaaataaaaatgaaaaaaaattataaaagaaagcattgcaaaaaaattgataaacaataa